CTTTACACatgtattgaaaatattattcgtttTGTTATTAACTAATCTACCGTGCTATATTATACAGAGAATATTGTTAAAGTattgactgattgtgagtagaTGTTTGTGAAGTATGCAAAATTCGCCAAAGTAAAtctgtggaaaaaaaagtatacttTTCTATGAGTAGACGACTTAAGGAATTTTTATAGGTATATTgtgataatagtaataattacaGTACAGCACTATCATGAAATACTTGAGAGCTATGTATTTGACATTCTATTAGGGTATTCCCCAAAGGAAATAAGTAATTAACGagattttattcattctttgatgttgataatattttatttgaatcttAACATTATatgagaaaattcatttctgtTATTACAAAGTTTCAACAACgccaaggaaaaaaaaactaattaaaCAAAAGCTGCTTATAACGTACATATATAAAGAGGAATGTCAAGCTCGTTTGACATGCAGTTATTTGGTTGTATAAATCTCTTGTGAATCGTAGTTttcttattaattatattttaatatatattaataataaataatgtgCTGTACAATAGGGCACAATGTCTGATCCTTTGCAAGAAAAGCCATACAAAAATCATGGAGCTAAATCGCAACCGagtaaaaaacaacaaactgTGGCACAGAGTTTGAAATCGACCGCTACCATCTACATTTCACGATTTATCACTTACGTGAATGGGTTATTTTCCAATAAACGTAAATATACCAAATTTGTTCAACATAAAATTTCGGAAATAGATTTAAGAGTATGATAACCAAAGTATGCCTGAATACTTACTACATAAGTAATAAACTGTCAGTGAGATAAGTAAATAGCCATTACCTTTCATAAATGTACTAATATTTTCTTGGGTTTTCTAGTTTTGCATAGTTCGTGTGAAATAATGTACAAAGATATTGAccaacaaaatataaatacgtcatattaaattatcataatcaattttttttttacaatctgCACGTTGCGAAGTTGAATCCCcatttatagaaaattaaattatttctcattttatacAGAAGTACTTGGTGGCGATTTGCAGACTCGTATTTATGATGACCTAAAAGGACTCGTATGTAAAACTGAAGATAAAATCAAAGAAacttacgaaaaaattgttaccgAAGTCAAGATCTTACAACAAAACGAGCTACATGTATGTAAACATTACTCGAAAGAAGAATTGGTAAAAGTTGATACGAAGTTCAGAGAGTATTATATCACAATCCGCAAAATGTTTGAAGACCTGATACAGCGGTTGCACAGTTTTAAGAATCGATTGCAAACTAAACTCTTAACTCATGAGGAATTTGCAAGTTTAATTACGtacttggaagaaaaaattaatcaaatgcGAAAACTGACACAGGGAATGAATGAGAACATTCAGAAAACAATCGACAATCCCAAattggaaaagaaattgataGATATGGTTGAAAATCATTACAAAAAAGTTAAAAGTCTAATGGATATTCTTTGCACAGCAGTCaaggtttgaattttttactttcgccACCAAAATACATTTACTTTTGAATGAATCGTAATTTTCTCACTGTCGATATGATTATGAGAATGAAAATCATCAGTTGAAAAGTAACATAATAATCTTTTTACTCTCATTTACCTGGACAATACATTATTTAATACATGAACTATTACAACATGGAAAAatatgttgaatatttttttaatatccagGAAACTAACGTGCATGGAAAGTGGAAATCTTTAAAATCTGAATCGTTTAGAAAATCTTTGATGATAACAGCAAAATCCTATGCTGTACATACTATCACTAGTACGCAAAAATTTATAGCTTCtggaaaaagtaaattaaGATTCATTTCCAATTACATAAATCCATTataaaaacaagtttttaGTACTATTGCGAAATTACAGGTGAAAGTCCCGAgcaattgaaatttcgaatatatcaaataaaaaattcagtgattttgtcagaaatgaaaattaaagaatTATTTGATGGAATACTCAAAAAGGCCAATGATATACATGACAATGAGTTACAGACTTATAAGAATTATTCGATAGAAGAATTGTTCAAAGTTAAGTCCAACTTACAAGTGTACTCTGTCAAAATATGCAAACTATCCGACGACACGCTGAAACGCTTACATGCCTTCAAAATTGACTTTCAGAGACAAGTAATGACACAcagagattttcaaaatttggttTCGTACTTAGAAGGCAAAGTCCTAGAAACTAAAAACTTGACtgaaaatttactcaaaaaCATTCAAACCACCATCAAAGAGCCTATATTAGGAAAGAAATTGATGGCGGTGGTAGAAAGTAATactcaaaaaataaaaattgctgtCGATGATCTTTACACAGCTATTAAGgtgagaataattttaatcaaaataaattcttaattttgttatattatatatgtgtaaatttaccaaaaacaaaacaaaataattgaGCCTTTCGAAATCTATCTGCACCTATGctgtttttcaattcattgctccagaatttattacaaacaCGGATTATCATTAAATTACACTAACAATAAACAATTAGGATAGGCCGAAAACACATTGAATTCAGCTAGTCTAGGAAAAGATGCTTACACATAAAAACAGGCAAATATCAAGctaattcataaaaattgttgaaattctACCAAtgagagagaataaaaatcagtATTGTATTATTTCAGAGCAATTTCACGAAGGGCAATAGATTCAAATCACTGACCGACAGGAAAACGTTATTTTCGAAGTTTCCTGTACTAGGAAAATTTAAGCCATCGGCGAATTGTTCTCCGCTAACATTGCCAAACAGTGGTACTAAAACAGTGTCAGAGTGTAAGGGAAATTCATTAGTCAGTTTACACAAAAAGAGAATATCATTCTCCAATTTGAGTAAACATTTCAGCTCTACAACTAACCATGCACGTGCTAATGTGAGTAACTCTGACTGATACAGTGGAATGTTTTacaattgttttgttttcgacTTTAAAACTTTGAACTGTAAACTGTGCACTAaagttcaaataattttttcgagCAATAATGAAGATACTGACATTGTTTTGTGCATCAGTAAAGtttgagtagaaaaaaaagtttgctcTTCATATGTGCATAAAGTAGAGTACTTAAATATAATTGGGTCATATTTGTTCATTAccattaaaaatgataattgcaAAGTcataggaaattgaatttcgctGTTTACAATATAGGCATATCTGCACACAGTGCTTTTCTTCAACTTGCCGTATCTAGTTTAAATTCACTTTGAATGAGAAAAGGAATAAACATGCctcaatcattttttcccaAATTACGAAATCATgacatgaaaaatttcatgaaactttttatttaagagggttttcaaaatatacttGGGGCAAATTGGtcaatgaaatgaaatcgtAAATAGCACATTTAATTGAGTGACTTTTAACACTACAATATTATTGTGCAAATCTCTTGTATTACAATCAACATCAAATCATTGAAAACATTGTTATCAGTCAAAATGACAAACcagtaaaattaatattgtaaGAAAACTACTTAATCTTCCTGTAATATGCTACTGCATTTTCAATATCACCaacaagtttttaatttttatgaattgtaGGTAGCAAAAGCCACATATGCTGGGATATTGATCtattacatatataaaaagattaaaaatactACAACCTAGACTTAGTGTGGATAAAACGTAATGTGATAATAATCTCCACCGAGGACTACGACTCAATTGTCAAATGATGGATCAtagtttggaaaaattatatttccaaTGACGTTAAACTTTTTGTGAACGGATATCTGAAGTTTACTCCTCCAAGGCAATGATCAAGTTCTGTGTCTAGTCCATCCTGATGTAGTTagttaattaaatatatacgtCTTGCaagattatttatacattatatatactaGTTTTTCAATGCGTGTTGTTGCTGTTTAACGTAATACGAGTTGTGTGCTTATGtcattgtaattatattgCTTTCAAAAGTATGCATGACGAGCTTAGAGTTTTACTCATATGTGTAATATTAAATATGCATACATTCGTAATCCTATACGATGCAGAGTTGTGTTTTCGTCCAAATCTCAAATCTAAAAAGATAAACAATGTTTTGCAATAAAGTCTCAGCACAGCAAGTTTCTTAATTAGTCATTCGTGCTACAGAAACATCAATTGTTTATGTTTTGTTCGGTCATTACACTGACACTCCGCTATTGTAAGTATGCTCTGTGTTATGAATTGTAGGGCAGAGTAAAGTTGGTAACAGATTTGCTCTTACCACCCAGTTAAAGTCGAAAATTAGTTCGAAAAGCCTTTTCGTGTCAGAGAGCGCTACTATATCGGGGACACAAATAATGCTATGCTTCGATGTAGTTTTGTAGTTTGCCGTAACTCGGGGACAGCGCATACGTCGCGTGCTCATGTCAATTTGCAAGACGGCCATTGCGCAATTTCTCGGCTGTTCCGTACGGAGAAAGACTTATCGGTAGATATTTGctcgaatgaaataaaagtagAGTTTGTACATAGCAACTAATAAACTGTaacaatttcagaaaatgtCTGGAGAATCGAATGTGGATGAATCGAAATTGACTGGCCTgtcgaaatatttcaacagCCAGACAAATACGGGCCGGGCAAATGTAAGTCTAGCGCCTCTGCAGCTCTAACCTTCAATTTTACCAATTTACGTAATACGGGaaagaaaaagtgattttattatttttaattgtgacaatttttttgaattttctaggTGGCCAAGGCGACGTACGCAACCGTTGCCCTGATAGCTGCTTACTTTTATCTAAAGccaaaaagcaaaaaataaatttcgtccGCTATAACTAGATGGACGATATTTCTTACGTAATTTTCGTTTAGGGAGTCATTCAAGAGTCATAAATCTTATTGCAATGTATAtgatacaataaaaaataaacaatatgtACAAATTGAATCCCTTATTCAGAACTAgctatttacaattttctatcTGTTTCCATCGTGGTAATCAGGCATTGATTGTAGGAACCTCTTTATATGATTTTATACCAAAGTTCATTGAAGATATTTACAATAAACTACGGTAATGCTGGATGCCGGAaagttgttaaaaaattagtaataatgattaaaaatcCTCAATATTATCTTGCATTATTTACTGATTATCAAGTTGAAACAAAGGATCAGTGTTGCAACATTTCTACCACGAAGATTGCGACGGATTGTTACATCAACATTGTACATGGATAATTTTGTCCTTTTGATTACAGAACGATAAATCTTGTCAATTCTCATCGAGCAGAATAACGGTATGCACCAAACGTATACAAAGTGAGCCGTGTAGATaattgtgtataataaattttcggtAGTCAACGAAATTCGAGTTGacgaaaatatgtaatatagTACGTTTGGATTTCTTCGAACCTTGTAGTTATAATCAGTAGTGCATCGACCGAGTAGTAATGTTAGATTAGGCTATTCACGAAAGCCTGGCATTCACATTCGGTTTAACAAACGTAATTAGTCATTTATCTGAAAGATTAAATTTTCAGTGACTGTACagtaagtaaaatattttcttataaaaaagtaacaaattttatcatcGCTACATcgcaagaataataatttttcaattgggATACATCGAATTTAATACTTTCGAAtaagagtttaaaaataaagtgCGGTACGGTTGGGACGTCCCTGAAGCAATCAATATGGCTACCCGTTAGTCCGAGGTAGACCAGATACTCTAGAGCGAGTTGTTTTCATCGAAGATAATTGAACGGTAACAATCGACTTAAATATACAAGTAATTAGCAACGTAATTAGTTGAAATAAAGTTCCGCATTCCGGCAAATggttgtgtaattttttgtggTTAAATTAAGTTAAAAAGCTGAAATAAACGTCAGTTTGATAGGACAGGTTGTGCACTCTACATTTATCGCTAGTAAATATAGCTGCGGAAGACGCGTAAGAAATTGGTACATTTTATGAACATATTTGTCGTATCTCCTGTTTGGCGTCGAAGGAAAAATGTGTGGCGTTTACTACGCCATGTAACTAAGCTCGGttggtattttttaacgcgTCAGTTGCAGTGGAAACGTTTTCCTCGATGTCCAGTACAAAAGATATCGAAATGAGTAAACTAGCAGCAACTGAGGGTGCCGATTGTGGAAAAGATGAAGAAATGGCCGGCAAAGACGTGGCTCAGGACAATGTTAGCATACGAAAAATTCTCGAAGGAATGACGAACGAGTTCAACAAAAGCCTGAGCTTGAACAAAACtcttgatattgaaaatacaaCATCGAAAAATAACAAAGTTGATAGTATCCTTAAGGATCATGAGAGGGTTCTTACACATTCCAAGGTCGTTGATGAAGAACCAACACAAGTTGATGAAGTATCAGAAGAGTGCACCCAGTCTACCAGAATTAAAGCACCAGACTTCGTAGATGATCCTGCTGAAAAAGTAGTGCAAGAAAATGATCACAGCCCTGAAAAGGAAGTTTTCTCGAAAAAAGATAGTCCGAGTAAAGAATCTATACCAAGAATAATATTGACATTTAGAACAATAGACGAGAACACGGATGATGGAAAAAAGACTAAAATATCCAGCTGTTCTTCCAATCTCAAGTTGGTTCCTGATGAATTGACAAATTGCGACCAAATCGGTGGTGTTTCGGTAAAGATTGAAACTtctgatgaaaattcaaatcccGCTGATAAGTCGgacgaaaatgaagaaaaacttgaagCAGATCTGGAGATAATAGGCAAAATTAAAGATGAGGATAACCAGAAGGAAACAGTAAAAGAAGAGACGGTGAATCCTCCGATGGATTTGATTGAGAATAAGGAATCAGATTCTCCAGAGAAGATTGATTCGAGTatcaaaaaagtaaaaattccaGAGCCTAGTAAAATCACGACACAACCGGCAGAACCTAATTCGCCCCCTAAGAAAAGAAGGGTAGGACGTCCTAGGTTAAGAGCATTAAGgttacttttcattttattattacctATCATAAGGTTTACAAGTCATAAGATTTCAAGCAGCCCCTATTGATCtaattttgtttacaatataatattgCTAATTAGTCAGGAATATATATGTTTTGAAATGAAGGTAATGTTACtatttcaattgaataaatatctttattataattgttatttcaAAACCTTTGATTTCTAAGATGTTGAATATTTCAGAATTATGTCTGGTGAAGGTAAATGCATTCAGTTTCAGAAATCAGGTCACATATTCTTTGGATTTTATATTGTGCAGTCGTTAGATAATTGGAAAAGACCTTTGTATCGTATGATTAtggcaattttatattctattttgtTCCACGTTTCTTTGTCTACATGACTCAAACGTCTCAACTTTCCACAATTCTGTTTTCGAAAAGACTAATGATTTATTATAATGAAATTGTgctatttaaaaatattcttgagatactttaattttttgagaTTGTGACCTGTTAAGGTTtctggagttttttttttttatattttacagacAGATTGTTGAGGATGATTTAACATTAGTgaactaataataatatctctAAAAAAACTTGTTACAGCGATTCAACGGAAGAGTTGCCGGGGCCTGCAGGACCAAAACGTTCAGCTCGTCGTTTGTGCAAAGAGTCTTTGAAAAGTACTGTACTTGAGAGTGCGATGGCCCGTAAAGAGAAATCGAATTATACCGATGagcgaaaattcaaaaatgagaAGAAGTATAGCAGACCAGGAAGACCCAAAAAGATCGTTAAATGGAAAGATCAGAATAAGCCATccgaaagaaaaaactgtGAAAATCGAACTGATAATTCTCGGAATGTTACAGACCTGAATGGTACGCAATCTGATGTAAATACCTCTTTGGATTCGTCCAGGAACAACACAACTTTGTCGGACAAAAGTTCTAACGATATTAGTTCAGAAGATCCACAGAATTCGTCCATGGATCTTGAAGGAATGCCAAAATTGTCTCCAATTACAAAAACTGTAGATAGTAGCCAGACTAATACTAGTCATTCTACGAGCCCTATGACAGAAGACGATATGGTCATAAACATTGAAAGTGATAAACCTTTTTTAAAACCAATCATCAGTCGTAGTAGACGAGAACGTGGCAGGCCAAAAGGAAGCACCAGTGCTAGAAAAATAGCTAAAGTCGATTCTTTCAATGAAGGTGAGTTCTAAAATTGAACTTTCAAAGATTTTAGATACGTCGATAGCGTGAATGGTGCAAGCTCACATCTTATTTCGTCCAGTATCTAATGTATCTTATAACTTTGATACATACAAATAACagtttttgttaaaaaaataattaaataagcAGTGTTTCATAAATAATTTAGATGGATCACCATCTGTTGCAGAAACTGGAAAAAACAACGACTATCCGGAAGGtatgattataaattttcattacactaaaaattgttaaaagatTGAACACTATCAAACTCTGGcaattaacaataaaatatagtgtttttgtaaaaaattatgtaaagtTTTTAGTTATGTTTAAAAGTTTCAATTCTATAGTAATTCTTGTCATGTTCCATTATTAGCACTATTAACTggttttacaaatattttttatagaaGGCACAGTTCCAGCAAAAAGAACTCGGCGTAGTATGGTTCCTAGTCCAAGTCCTGCCGAGGGTCAAGCATCAAAACCAGAATCCACGGCAATTTTGAATGAAGTTAGTATTTATTAACTGAATTTATTGAGAGCTGTAAGTTAGTAGTTACTTATTTTCATAGTAACTGCAGTCACTGTGCAAATTCCAGAATCGCCTTAAACATAGATTGTCACTAAAAGCTGTTACTTTGTCAATGACTTGCAATGAAATTTACTCATCTCAGTATATGGAAATTAAGTCGAATCTTATAACACAGTGGGCACTAGAGTGCAATTTTCAGTACATTTTGTGAAACTTGTATTCTACACTGAAGATTGGGGGTATTAACTTCAATTTGAAACAACATTTTTGCTGTTATTCTGCATCTTTCTAATACTTTTTTATGCATGTTTTAATTGATCTGGATAGTCATTGTTGGGTATCTACTACCCAGGTGGCAgattttatgaataattttttcttacacaaaatattatttattttgcagGTGTATACACCGTCTTTATTGTG
The Neodiprion lecontei isolate iyNeoLeco1 chromosome 3, iyNeoLeco1.1, whole genome shotgun sequence DNA segment above includes these coding regions:
- the LOC107224134 gene encoding ATP synthase membrane subunit K, mitochondrial-like, with product MLRCSFVVCRNSGTAHTSRAHVNLQDGHCAISRLFRTEKDLSKMSGESNVDESKLTGLSKYFNSQTNTGRANVAKATYATVALIAAYFYLKPKSKK